CGCTGCGCGCGGCCGAACTGGACGTGGCCTTCATCGCGCTCCACGGACGCATGGGGGAGGATGGCCGGGTGCAGGGCCTGTTGGAGCTGCTGGAGTTGCCGTACACGGGCTCAGGCGTGCTGGCGTCGGCGCTGGCCATGAACAAGCCCTTCGCCAAGCGGCTCTTCCGTCTGCACAACCTCGGCACCCCCCATGGCTACACGGTGGCGCGCGACGACGCGGGCAGGGCCCTGTTGCTTCACGGGGACCTGGGGTTCCCCTGCGTCGTGAAGCCCGCGTGCGGTGGCTCGTCGGTGGGGCTGGCGGTGGTCCACGCGCCGGAGGAGCTGGTGCCCGCGGTGGCGCAGGCGTGCCGCTTCGGCGGCGAGGCCCTGGTGGAGCGCTTCATGGCGGGTCGAGAGGTGACGGTGGGCATCCTGGGCGGCGAGGTGCTCGGGAGCTGCGAGGTGGCCACCCCGCGCGAGGGCTTCGACTTCGACGCCAAGTACAAGGGCGGTGCCGCGTACTTCTGCCCACCCCGGCTGTCCCCGACGCGGCTGGCGAACGTGGAGGCGTTGGCGCTGGCGGCGTACCGCGCGCTGGGCTGCCGAGGACAGGCCCGCGTGGACCTGCTGTGCTCCGACACCGACAACGACGCCGTCCTGGAGGTGAACACGCTGCCGGGCTTCACCCCCACCAGCCTGTTGCCCAAAATCGCCGCCCAGGCCGGCCTGGACTTCGCCACGCTGACGGAGCGCATCCTGGCGCTCGCCACCCGTGATGAGGCGGGGGTCCTGGATGCCCCGGCCGTGGACGCCGTTCCAGGCCTTCCCGTGCCCCGCCGTGCCGTGAGCTGACCTCTCAGGTCGGTCAACCCCTGGCGTCACCTCAACCCCGGCGCCGGGGCCGCAAGCTGGGTGTGATGGGAGTGACGCGGGGTGTCAGGGCCCGGTGAACGGAACGTTCAAATCCGGGGAATAGTTTGACACGGCCTCGAACGCATTCCTATTGTCCGGCGCCGATCACTCCCCGAAGGTCAAAACCTTGTCTTTTCGGGTACATACGATGTGGGGGCTTAGACGACCCATCCGGTGGCGGTTCGCGCCAGGTGGAATCAACTGGGCCGCCCCGCACGGAAGGACCGCAGGCCCTCTGGGCTGTGGCAGGGGTTGAGCGTCACCGATGACCACCGTCGAGATCATCTTCCTGGGCGTCTATTTCAGCCTCTTGTGCGTGCTGGGAGTCTACGGCTCGCACAGGTACCGGATGGCGTTCCTGTATTACCGGCACAAGTTCAAGCTGCCGACGCCGAAGGGCGCGCTCGAGACGCTGCCCAAGGTCACCATCCAGCTCCCCATCTTCAACGAGATGTACGTCGTGGAGCGCCTGGTGGAGTCGGTGTGCCGCATCGACTACCCCCGTGACCTGCTGGAGATCCAGGTCCTCGACGACTCGACGGATGAGACGTGTGGCATTGCCCGCGCGTGCGTGGAGCGCATGCGCCAGAAGGGTCACGACATCGTCTACATCCACCGCGTCAACCGCCAGGGCTTCAAGGCGGGCGCGCTGGAGAACGGCCTGAAGCTGGCGAAGGGCCAGTATGTGGCCGTGTTCGACGCGGACTTCGTGCCCAGTCCTGACTTCCTGATGCGCACCGTGCCGTTCTTTTCGGACGACAAGGTGGGCATGGTGCAGGTGCGCTGGGGCCACCTGAACCGCGAGTTCTCGCTGCTGACGCAGGCCCAGAGCATCTTCCTGGACGGGCACTTCATCATCGAGCACACCGCGCGCAACCGCGCGGGCTGCTTCTTCAACTTCAACGGCACCGCCGGCATCTGGCGCCGTGACACGATTTCCGACGCGGGCGGCTGGCAGCACGACACGCTCACCGAGGACCTGGACCTGAGCTACCGCGCCCAGTTGAAGGGCTGGCAGTTCGTGTTCCTGCCCGAGGTCATCTCCCGGCCGAGGTGCCGGTGGACATGAACGCCTTCAAGAGCCAGCAGCACCGCTGGGCCAAGGGCTCCATCCAGACGGCGAAGAAGCTGCTGCCCACCATCCTCAAGAGCGATCTGCCGCTGGTGGTGAAGCGCGAGGCGTTCTTCCACCTCACCAACAACATGGCGTACCTGTTGATGGTGCTGCTGTCGGTGCTGATGCCCATCAGCATGGTGGTGCGCTTCCAGCACGGCCTCTACGGCACGCTGTTCCTGGACCTGCCCTTCTTCCTCACGGCCACCGCCAGCGTCTGCTTCTTCTACGTGGCGGCGCAGCGTGAGCGCGGCGCGAAGGGCTGGGAGCGGGTGAAGTACCTGCCGTTCCTCATGAGCCTGGGCATCGGCATGGCCATCAGCAACGCCAAGGCGGTGGCCGAGGCGCTGCTGAACCAGCAGTCGGGCTTCGCTCGCACGCCGAAGACGGGCGCCGAGGGCAAGAAGGCCGTCACCGTCAAGAAGGCGTACCGGGGCAGCAAGTCGCTGCTGCCGTACGTGGAGCTGCTGTTCGCCGCGTACTTCACCGGCGCGCTGTGGTTCGCCATCGACGCGCGCATCTACACGTCGGTGCCCTTCATCGTGCTGTTCCTGGCGGGCTTCCTGTACGTCGGCAGCTCCAGCCTGCTTCAGGGCCTCTCTGGCCGCATGAAGCTGGTGGAGTCCAGTCCCGCGGTGGAGCCGTCCGAGGAGCAGCCCCGCCGCGCGGCCTGAGCGGCTTCCTTCCCCTGGGAAGGCGAGGGGTGGGGTCGGCATCACGCCGCCTCACCCCTTCTTCATTGTTACATCCCCGCGTCGGGCGTGACGCCAGCATCTGGCGCGCCGCGCAGCAGCACCTGCTCCAGCCGGACGCTGGTCGCTCCCTTGGGGGCCGTGCGGCAGTCCTCGTCGATCGAGGTGCTGGTCGCCGAGCGCAGCGTCAGGCCCGCGTCGGTGCAGTGCACCACTTCTGTCGGGAAGACGACCGGGCAGGGCGTGCCCGCGCCGGAGAAGCCGACGGCGCGCGTCTCACCCACGAAGCCCGCGGGCGTGCGCTGCAGGACGATGGACGGTGAGCCCGCGTCGGGCGCGTCCACCTCCTCGGAGTCGTGGGCGCGCACCACGGCGAATGCGAGTGTTCCGCCGTCATCCTCTCCGTAGTACCGGAAGGCCGGATTCTCGGCGTGGTGGTACTCGCCGGCTTGATTGCGCTCACAGCCAGGGGGAACCTTCACGACGGGCGCCGGGGGCGGTGCGGGCTCCGTCCGGGGCGGTGCCTTCGCGGGGCACGCGGTGAGGGAGAGGACGCTGAGACCGAGGGCCAGTGGGGGCAGGACGCGGTGCATGGGGCGCGGATATTCTCCCAATCCGCAAGGCCTCGGGACTCTGTTTGATTCCCTTGGGATGACTCTCTAACCTTCGGACCGTCATGAGCTTCCACCGCATCCTCGTCTTCGCCCTGGTGACTGTCCTGGCGGCCCCGTCCTCCGCGCTCGCGCAGGATGATGACTTCCTGGCGCCGCTCACCTCGCCGTCGGAGTCCTCGAAGTCGAAGCCGAAGCCCGGCAAGGCGAAGGTGGTGAAGAAGAAACCCGCGCCCAAGAAGCCGGCTCGCGCGGCGAAGGGCAAGAAGCCCGCGGCGCCCCCGGATGACGACCTGCTGGCGCCCCTCACGCCGGTGAAGACGGAGGTGCTCGTGCGCCTCACCGGCAACGTGCGCGGCGCGAAGCTCTTCGTGGATGGGAAGGAGTTCGGCGTGCTCTCCTCGGCCGTGGTTCCGGTCGAGGTGAAGCCGGGTGAGCACCAACTGCTCGTGCGCCGCGCGGGCTACGCGGACTTCACCCGCCGCATCGACGTGAAGCCGGGCTCGCAGGCGGAGGTGCTGGTGTCGCTGGATGCCACCATGGGCTTCGCCACGCTGACGGCGGACGTGGCGGACGCGGTGGTGCTGGTGGACGGGCAGCAGGTGGGCGAGGTGCCGCAGACGAACGTGTTGCTGCGCCCGGGTTCGCGCGAAGTCGAGTTCCGCGCGCCGGGCTTCAGGCCCGACGTGCACAACATCACCGTGTTCGCGGGCCGCAGCTACGAGGTGAAGGGCAATCTGCGCCCCGCCATGGACAACTCCATCGCCAGCGCGGACGCGCCGAAGAGCCCGGTGCTGGAGCCGTCCTCCAAGGCCCGCAACTACGACGAGCCCGCGCCGGGCCTGTCGTTCGCGGACGACACCGAGGCGCCCGAGGTGTCGAGCTCGAAGCCCTGGTACGGCCGCTGGTACGTCTGGGCTGGCATCGGCGCGGTGGTGGCCGCCGGCACGGTGGGCGCGGTGATGGCGACGCAGGGAAGCGCTGCCAGCCCGCTGAGCTCCACGGACGTGTGCGGTGGCCCCTGCGACGGCGTCATCGGCGGCGCGCGCTCGGTGCGCGGCGGCGCGGGGCTTCAGGCGCCCGCACCCGCTGGCGCCATCCGCTTCTGATTCCAGGCCCCGGGCCCTCCGCTCCCGCTCGAGGAACGGAGCGCCGAGGGCCTCGTCTCCGGCGCCTCGCTCGCGGCGCCGGAAACAGCCTGCCTCACTGGCCGCGCAGGTCGTCCTCGGAGGCGCGGTCGGTGGGCGCGAGCACGAGGTACACGTCACTCACCCGGCCCACGCCCCAGGTGTCCAGCGCGGTGGCGCGGACCTGGAACGGCTCCGAATCAGGCAGCAGGTGGGTGATGTCCACTTCGCCCGCTTCGAAGTTGAAGGCGCGGCGCCCCACGCTGTCCACCTGCTCCTTGCCCATGTGGACCGCTTCGGTGAAGCCCACGGCGGCGCGCCGGGTCACCTGGCCATTCGCGTCCAGAATCTCCAGCAGCAGGAAATTGTCCACGGCGAAGCCCAGCGTGCCCTGGGCGTCGCCGTAGAGGCGGGCCCGGTTGCCGCCCAGGCTCATCACGGGCGTCTGTCCGGTGGCGACCACGCGCGGCGTGCGCTCGCCCTCGGTGGCGTCCACCTCCACGTCCTCGCGCAGCTTCGTGAGGGTGTGGGTCTCCTTCGCGGGCGTGTCCAGCAGGAGCCGAACGGCGCGAGGCGCGGACGAGGTGGAGGCGGGCGTGGCCGAGGCGGGCACCTGCCGCGCACAAGCCATCAGCCCCAAGGAAGCGGCCAGGACGAGCGTTCGAGAGTACATGGGAAGTCCAGGGTAGATGAGCAGGGGTGGCCAGGGTCAATTAGCATGGCCCCATGCGGACCTTCCTCTACGGGTGCCTCCTGTGGTGTGCGTTCTCCGGGAACCCGGCGTGGGGCAGTGCCCCGGCCGTGCCCGAGCCCGGGATTTCACCCGAGGTGCAGCTCTGTCTCCAGCACCTGAAGCCCTCCGAGCGTGAGCGCGCCGAGAAGGCGCTGGGGCCCCTGGAGGAGCTGCCGCGCTACCGCGTGCAGTTGGAGGTGGACCCCGATGCGCGCACGGTGAAGGGCCGGGTGCAGGTGGAGGTGTTGGCCCGGAAGCAGCCCATCACCGGGCTGTACCTGCGGCTGACGCCCAACGCACAGCAGCGCCGGCTGACCTTGTCCGACGCGAAGCGCGGCAGCCAGCCCGTCCGGCTGGAGCGGCCGGAGCCCACGCTGTACTACCTGTCGCTGGAGTCAGAGCCCGTGCCCGCCGGCGCCGCGGCGGTGTTGGACGTGGCGGTGGAGGGGCTGGTGCCTCGCGCGGCCACGGCCTCGTCGGGCGCGTCTGGCGGGGTGCTGGGCGCGTTGGGGGGCGGTGGGGGAGGGCGCCCCTCGGGTGGGGACCACGGCGCCTTCTCCGCCTCGGAGAACTTCATCAGCCTGGTGGGCGTGGTGCCGCAGGTGCCGCCCATGGACGAGGCGGGGCGGCCGTGGGACGGCCCGCAGGGCATTGGCGACCTGGGGCTCTATGAGCCGGCCCATGTGCTGGCCACCATCACCGTGCCCAGGGGCTGGGCGGTGCACGCCACGGGGGTGCCCATTGGCGAGGTGCCGGAGCGCGATGGCCGGGTGCGCTTCGCCTTCGCGGCCGCCGCGGTGCGCGACTTCCCCATCCTGGTGTCGCGGGGCTACGCGAGCTCCACCGCCACCGTGAATGGCGTCACGGTGGAGAGCCACTACGCGGAGGCGGACCAGGCCGCGGGCGAACGGGTGCTGAAGCACGCCACGTCGATGCTGACGGAGTTCGAGCGCCGCCTGGGCCCGCTGCCCTACACGCACTTCCGGGTGGTGCAGGCGCCGCTGTCCGGTGGCGCGGGCGGCATGGAGTTCCCGGGGCTCGTCACCATCGCCACGTCGCTGTACCGGGGCGCGGAGGGCGCGTCGGAGATGCTTCGCGGCATGCCGGGCGCGGAGGACCTGGAGGCGCTGCTGGGCATGCTCGGGCAGAGCGGTGGTGGCGGCGGGCTCGGCGGCGGGGCGCTGGCGCAGATGAACGGGGCCATGGAGCGCACGCTGGAGTTCACGGTGGCGCACGAGGTGGCGCACCAGTACTTCGCGGGGCTGGTGGGCTCGGACCCCATCCTGGCGCCGGTGGTGGACGAGTCGCTGGCCCAGTACGCCGCGCTGCTCTACCTGGAGTGGAAGCACGGCAAGAAGGTGGCGGACGCCGCGCGCCAGGAGACGCTGGTGGGCCAGTACCACCTGTACCGGATGACGGGTGGGAAGGACGGCCGGGCGGACCGGCCCACGGGCCACTTCGCGGACGAGGTTGAGTACGGCGCGCTCGTCTACGGCAAGGCGCCGCTGCTGCACCACGCGTCACGGAAGCTGGTGGGTGACGCGGCCTTCTTCAAGGCGCTGCGCGCCTACGTGGACACGCACCGCTTCAAGTGGGCGTGCAAGGAGTGCTTCACGAAGGAGCTGGCGAAGGCGAGCCCCGCCAACACGAGCGCCCTGGAGCGCCTGCGCAACCGGTGGTGGCGCGAGGCCAAGGGCGACGAGGACCTGGGCAAGCCGAAGCTGGAGTCGCTGCTGGGCGGCTTCGAGGGCCTCCCGGGGTTGGAGGCCCTCCAGGGCGTGGACGTGGATTCGCTCCAGGGGTTGCCAGGGCTGGAGGCCTTCCAGGGGATGGACGCCCAGTCGAAGCAACTGCTGGAGCAGCTCATCCCCGGCCTGCTGGGGCAGTGAGCCCCCGCGTCAGTCGAAGAGCGCCTTGACGAACTCGCGCGGCTCGAAGCGGCGCAGGTCGGCCACCTTCTCGCCCACGCCCACCCAGACGACGGGGAGCTTCAGCTCGTCGCAGATGCCAATGACGACGCCGCCCTTGGCCGTGCCGTCCAGCTTCGTCAGGGCGATGGCGTTGACGCCCACGGCCTCGTGGAACTGCTTGGCCTGCTGAATCGCGTTCTGGCCGTTGGTGGAGTCCAGCACCAGCAGCACCTCGTGGGGGGCGCCGGGCAGGGCCTTGTCCATGACGCGCTTGACCTTCTTCAGCTCCTCCATGAGCGGGGCCTTGGTGTGGAGCCGGCCGGCGGTGTCGGCGATGAGGACGTCCGCGCCTTCCTCCTTGGCCTTCTTGGCGGCCTCGAAGATGACGGCGCTGGGGTCTCCGCCCTCGACGCCCTTCACCAACTGGGCGTTGGCGCGCACGGCCCAGACGTCGAGCTGCTCGGTGGCGGCGGCGCGGAAGGTGTCACCCGCGGCGAGCACCACCTTCTTGCCTTCACCCGTGAGCTTCGCGGCCAGCTTGCCGATGGTGGTCGTCTTCCCGGCGCCGTTGACGCCCACCACCATGACGACGTGCGGGGGGCCTCCGCCCTCCAGCGAGCGCGGCACGGGGATGTCGCAGATGCGGGCGACCTCGTCGCGGATGAGGCCCTTGATGCGCTCGGGGTCCTTCAGCTCGTTGCGCTTGAGCTTCTCGCGCGCCACCTCCACCAGGTGGTTGGCGGTGCGCACGCCGATGTCGGCCGTGAAGAGGATTTCCTCCAGCTCCGCGAGGACGGACTCGTCCACCTGGCGCTGCTGGCCGAACAGGCCGTTGAGCCGGGCCATGAAGCCCTGGTTCTTCGTCTTGTCCAGGCCCTGGGCCAGGGTGCGGCCGGCCTCGGCCTCCACCTTGGCGCGGGCGGCGGCCTGCTCGGCGCGGCGGGCCTCCTCGACGGCGGCGGCCTCGCGGGCGCGCTCCTCTTCGGCCAGGCGCTGGCCCTCGGCCTGCTCGCGCTTGCGGCGCTCCCGGGCCTCGTCGTCGGCGGCCTTCTTGGCGCGGTACTCGGCGCGCTTCTCTTCCTCCTCACGCTCCTTGAGGGCGCGGGCCTCCGCCTCAAGCCGGGAGCGCTCGGCGGCGTCCTTCGTGGTGCGGGCGGCCTCGGCGGCCTCGGCGCGTTGACGGGCCAGGGCCTCGGCGCGGCCGTGGGCCTCGTCGGCCTCGCGCAGCCGGGCGGCCTCGGCCTCGGAGGGGGGCAGCTCCACCCGAATTCGAGGATGCTCGGCGGGCAGGGCGGGCTTCTCCGCCGGGGTGGGGACGGTGGGCTGCTTCTCCTCGGGGCGCTTGCGGAAGAACAGCTTCCGGGCGGCCAGGACCATCAGCAGGACGAAGAGGGCGGCGGCGCCAATGCCGACGACATCGCCCGCGGGGGAGCCTTCCGGGGGCGGGGTGCCGGTGCCCGGCTGCGTGGTATTCCCGCCCGGCGTGGGGGAGGGAGGGGGGGCGGGCGGCACCTGCGCGGTCAGGGCGTCGAGGGCGTTGGGCGTCTTCATGTGCGCGGCCTCGCATACACCAACGCGCCGGTGGATGCAGCGCCCGTGGCCGGGTAGAACCCCGTCGTGATGCGTCTTCCGCCCCCCTCTGTCCTGCTTTCGTCGCTCCTCCTGCTTGGCAGCGCCTGCATCGTCGAGGCGCCCGGCGGCGCCAGTGAGCAGGAGCGCCGCGCGGCCACCGTCACCCAGGTCCCACCCCTGTCCGTGAAGAACGGGGCCAACCTGGGGGGCAAGGTGGAGCTGGTGGGCGCCACCGTGCAGCCCGGCCGACTGACGCCCGGGGAGCAGGCCAAGGTGGCGCTCTACTTCAAGGTGCTCCAGCCCATGGAGGACGACTACCTCATCTTCGTCCACGTGGAGGACGCGGACGGCCGCGCCGAGCGCATCAACGTGGACCACAAGCCCGCGGGCGGCATGCTGCCCACCTCGCAGTGGAAGCCGGGCGAGACGGTGAAGGACGAGTTCGCCATCTACGTGCCGCCGGGGACGCCCGCGCGCACGATGAACATCTGGCTGGGCCTGTGGGAGCCGCGCACGGACTCCCGGCTGCGCATCGTCAACGCGAATGCCGTGCGCAACGACGGCAAGGGCCGACTGCTGCTGGGGCAGGTGCCCGTGGCGCAGTGAGCCGCGCCGGAACGGGCACCCGGGGGAGGGCGCCGACTACTGGCAGGTCGGCGGACCCATGCAGGAGAAGGTCGCCGTGACGACGGCCGTCATCGAGTTGTCGTTGTTTCGGAAGCAATCGGTCTGTGCTGTCTGGACGTTGCACGTGCCCTTGGGGCAATTGGCGCTTGCGGCCGCGAGTGCGGCGTCGGTCGCGCGTCCCCAGGCGGCGGGGCAGTTGAAGGAGGACGCTGCGCCGGAGGCGGTCCGTCGCTGGCTCTCGCAGGTACACGGCGTCCCGCAGTAGCTGCGGCTTCCGTTGCACTCCACCCAGCCATTTCCGTCGGCGCCCGAGGAACAGACGCCGCTGGCGGAGCTGCAGGAGATGGTCGCGCCACTGTCGCACAACTGGCTCACCGTACAGGTGAGCTCCGCCTCGCTTTGCCCCACCGCGGGCGCCTCCTCTTCAGCGCCTCCCACGTTGCAGGCTGCCAGGACGAGGACCGCTGCCAGGACTCCACTTCGCCAGCGCCAATTGGTTTGCATTTGCATACCGGCGACGCTACGGCCGCGACTCTCCACCCATCCATCGTGGAGAACCGCAGCGGGCCCCGTGGGGGGCCTTCTCATGTGAGGGAAAACGCCGGAGCGGCCGTGTAAGCCGAGTTCTGTTCCCACCCCTTTCGGGATGGGCAGTGAACATTCATCTAGGGCCCTGGTTGCCCAGGGGCCTCATCAGCGAGCAACCCGAACGCATGGGACGGGCCATCCCTGTCCTCCGGACGGCGAGGACGCGCTCCTATTGGCTCTTGCTCCAGGTGGGGTTTGCCGTGCCATCCGAGTCACCCCGGACGCGGTGCGCTCTTACCGCACCGTTTCACCCTTACCCGCCCCTTGCGGAACGGGCGGTTTGTTTTCTGTGGCACTTTCCTGCGAGTCACCTCGACTGGCCGTTAGCCAGCACCCTGCCCTCTGGAGCTCGGACTTTCCTCCCGTCACCCATGAATGCAGTGACCGGCGTTCACCCGGGCCGCTCCGGCACCTTGCGCTTACAACAGCCGGGTGGGGGTGGTCCACTCCGGGGACGTCCCGCTGTCAGGCGGTGCCCTTCCCGCAGGTGGCGGCCCGCTCCAGGAGGAGGGCGCGCTCACGGGTGTTCTGGGTGAGGGCGGCGGCGCGCTCGAACTCGGCCCGGGCCTCGTCGAACCGCCCGAGCTTCCCCAGCAGGTCCCCGCGAACGCTCGGCAGCAGGTGATAGCCCCGGAGCGCGGGTTCCTCGGTCAGCTCCTCGACGATGGCGAGCCCCGCCGCGGGGCCAAAGGCCATGGCGTGGGAGACGGCGCGGTTCAGCTCCACGACGGGGGAGGGCATGACGTCCGCCAGCGTGTCGTAGAGCGCGGCGATGCGCCTCCAGTCCGTGGCCTCGGGCGTTCTCGCGCGGGCGTGGCAGGCGGCGATGGCGGCCTGGAGCGCGTAGGGGCCCTGGGCGCCGCCCAGTGACTCGGCGCGTTCGAGCGCGGCGAGGCCTCGGCGGATGAGCAGGTGGTCCCACAGGGCGCGGTTCTGCTCCAGGAGCAGCACGGGCGCTCCCTTCGGTCCCACGCGAGCGCGCGCCCGCGACGACTGGAGTTCGATCAACGCGATGAGGCCGTGGACTTCGGGCTCCTTCGGCGCGAGCCCCGCGAGGATGCGGCCCAGGCGCATCGCCTCCTCGCAGAGCGCGGGGCGCATCCAGTCGTCGCCGGCCGTCGCCGAATAGCCCTCGTTGAAGATGAGGTAGATGACCTCCAGCACGGAGGACAGGCGGGCGGCCAGCGCGTCGCCCTCGGGCACTTCGAAGGGAACGCGTTCCTCCTCCAGCGTCCGCTTGGCCCGGACGATGCGCTGGGCCACCGTGGGGCCAGGGACCAGGAAGGCGCGCGCAATCTCCTCCGTGGTCAGGCCGCCGAGCAGTCGAAGCGTGAGCGCCACCCGCGCCTCGGTCGACAGCACCGGGTGACAGGCGACGAACATCAGGCGCAGCAGGTCGTCGCCGACGTCGTCATCGAGCGCGGCGTCGAGGTCCGGCGCGGCCGAGCCTTGCAGTGACTCCAGCTCATGACCGAGTTCCTCGTGCTTGCGTTCGAGGAGTTTGTGCCGGCGCAGTTCGTCGATGGCGCGGCGCTTGGCGGTGGCCATGAGCCACGCGCCCGGGTTGTCCGGGACGCCTGTCGCTGGCCACTTCTCGAGCGCGGCGACGAGCGCGTCCTGTGCGAGCTCCTCCGCGCGGCCCACGTCGCGCACCATCCGAACGAGGCCCGCGATGAGCCGGGCCGATTCGATTCTCCAGACGGCTTGGATGGCGCGCTGTGTGTCGGAGGAGGCGGACGTCACGGCCGCGCACTCAAATCATCCCGGGTCATCAAGGCAAGGCCCGAGTGGGCGGGCGTTCGCGCTCATTTCTCTTCTGGGCACTGGACGTGTACGGTGGGCCCGCCATGCGGCGGCTTGGACACCCAGCGGGTAGCAGGGCTGTGAGGTCGCGGTCCACTGCCTCTCCGGGGTACCCCCGGGGACATCTCATCAGGAGCACACCGTCACGCGAGGCCGCGACCGCGGCATGCCGCGGCACGGGCCACGCAAGACAGGACAGGTGGGGCCACGCCGCCGCATGGCGTGTGAGTCCGCGATGAGCGAACGGCGCGTGGTGGCCACGGCGCTCGCGTCCGCGTTCCTGGCGGGGCCGTGGACGATTCAAGGGCTCACCGAGCGGGGACTCGAGGTCGTCGGCGCTCCGTCGCCGTGGGTGGCCTCCCTGGCGCGCAGCGCCGTGCGCTTCTTTCCGCGTGCCCCGCGCGCGCGCATGGAATTGCTCGCGGACTTGTTGGCCACGCGCGCCGCGTTCCAACGGGGCTTCGAGGACCCGGAAGCGCGTGCGCGAATCGTGCGCTGGAGGGTCTCCGAGCCGCGGATGGCGCGGCAGCCATGGCCGGTTCCGTCGCTGCCCGCGCAGGCGGACCTCGCGGACTGGCTCGGCGTGACGAGCGCCCAGTTGGACTGGCTCGCGGATGTGCCGGGCATCGAGCGCACCTCTCCGCCGGGGCGGTGGCGGCGCTACCGCTACACGTGGATCCCCAAACGCAGCGGGGGACAGCGGTTGCTGGAGCGCCCGGGGTTGGACCTCGCGTGCGTTCAGCGAAAGGTGCTCCACGGCATCCTGGACCGCATTCCTGCGCATGACGCGGCCCATGGGTTCGTCTCGGGCAGAGGCGTGCGCAGCTTCACGGCCCCGCACGTGGGGCAGGCCGTGGTGGTGCGGTTGGATTTGGAGGACTTCTTCCTGGCGGTACGGCCAGCGCGCATCTGGGGCGTGTTCCGCGCCGCGGGGTATCCGGATGGCGTCGTCCGGGCGCTCGCGGGGCTGTGTACGAATCGCACGCCCGGCGCGGTGATGGCGCGGGCTCCCACGCCCACGTCGCTCGCGACGGTGGCGGCACGGTGGCGGTGGACGCGGCGGTTGGAGTCACGCCATCTGCCGCAGGGGGCGCC
This genomic window from Myxococcus hansupus contains:
- a CDS encoding D-alanine--D-alanine ligase — translated: MGKRVGVLMGGWGEEREISLKTGEAVVAALESRGHHVSRIFAGPGLDRALRAAELDVAFIALHGRMGEDGRVQGLLELLELPYTGSGVLASALAMNKPFAKRLFRLHNLGTPHGYTVARDDAGRALLLHGDLGFPCVVKPACGGSSVGLAVVHAPEELVPAVAQACRFGGEALVERFMAGREVTVGILGGEVLGSCEVATPREGFDFDAKYKGGAAYFCPPRLSPTRLANVEALALAAYRALGCRGQARVDLLCSDTDNDAVLEVNTLPGFTPTSLLPKIAAQAGLDFATLTERILALATRDEAGVLDAPAVDAVPGLPVPRRAVS
- a CDS encoding PEGA domain-containing protein, giving the protein MSFHRILVFALVTVLAAPSSALAQDDDFLAPLTSPSESSKSKPKPGKAKVVKKKPAPKKPARAAKGKKPAAPPDDDLLAPLTPVKTEVLVRLTGNVRGAKLFVDGKEFGVLSSAVVPVEVKPGEHQLLVRRAGYADFTRRIDVKPGSQAEVLVSLDATMGFATLTADVADAVVLVDGQQVGEVPQTNVLLRPGSREVEFRAPGFRPDVHNITVFAGRSYEVKGNLRPAMDNSIASADAPKSPVLEPSSKARNYDEPAPGLSFADDTEAPEVSSSKPWYGRWYVWAGIGAVVAAGTVGAVMATQGSAASPLSSTDVCGGPCDGVIGGARSVRGGAGLQAPAPAGAIRF
- a CDS encoding M1 family aminopeptidase is translated as MRTFLYGCLLWCAFSGNPAWGSAPAVPEPGISPEVQLCLQHLKPSERERAEKALGPLEELPRYRVQLEVDPDARTVKGRVQVEVLARKQPITGLYLRLTPNAQQRRLTLSDAKRGSQPVRLERPEPTLYYLSLESEPVPAGAAAVLDVAVEGLVPRAATASSGASGGVLGALGGGGGGRPSGGDHGAFSASENFISLVGVVPQVPPMDEAGRPWDGPQGIGDLGLYEPAHVLATITVPRGWAVHATGVPIGEVPERDGRVRFAFAAAAVRDFPILVSRGYASSTATVNGVTVESHYAEADQAAGERVLKHATSMLTEFERRLGPLPYTHFRVVQAPLSGGAGGMEFPGLVTIATSLYRGAEGASEMLRGMPGAEDLEALLGMLGQSGGGGGLGGGALAQMNGAMERTLEFTVAHEVAHQYFAGLVGSDPILAPVVDESLAQYAALLYLEWKHGKKVADAARQETLVGQYHLYRMTGGKDGRADRPTGHFADEVEYGALVYGKAPLLHHASRKLVGDAAFFKALRAYVDTHRFKWACKECFTKELAKASPANTSALERLRNRWWREAKGDEDLGKPKLESLLGGFEGLPGLEALQGVDVDSLQGLPGLEAFQGMDAQSKQLLEQLIPGLLGQ
- the ftsY gene encoding signal recognition particle-docking protein FtsY is translated as MKTPNALDALTAQVPPAPPPSPTPGGNTTQPGTGTPPPEGSPAGDVVGIGAAALFVLLMVLAARKLFFRKRPEEKQPTVPTPAEKPALPAEHPRIRVELPPSEAEAARLREADEAHGRAEALARQRAEAAEAARTTKDAAERSRLEAEARALKEREEEEKRAEYRAKKAADDEARERRKREQAEGQRLAEEERAREAAAVEEARRAEQAAARAKVEAEAGRTLAQGLDKTKNQGFMARLNGLFGQQRQVDESVLAELEEILFTADIGVRTANHLVEVAREKLKRNELKDPERIKGLIRDEVARICDIPVPRSLEGGGPPHVVMVVGVNGAGKTTTIGKLAAKLTGEGKKVVLAAGDTFRAAATEQLDVWAVRANAQLVKGVEGGDPSAVIFEAAKKAKEEGADVLIADTAGRLHTKAPLMEELKKVKRVMDKALPGAPHEVLLVLDSTNGQNAIQQAKQFHEAVGVNAIALTKLDGTAKGGVVIGICDELKLPVVWVGVGEKVADLRRFEPREFVKALFD
- a CDS encoding RNA polymerase sigma factor, with the protein product MTSASSDTQRAIQAVWRIESARLIAGLVRMVRDVGRAEELAQDALVAALEKWPATGVPDNPGAWLMATAKRRAIDELRRHKLLERKHEELGHELESLQGSAAPDLDAALDDDVGDDLLRLMFVACHPVLSTEARVALTLRLLGGLTTEEIARAFLVPGPTVAQRIVRAKRTLEEERVPFEVPEGDALAARLSSVLEVIYLIFNEGYSATAGDDWMRPALCEEAMRLGRILAGLAPKEPEVHGLIALIELQSSRARARVGPKGAPVLLLEQNRALWDHLLIRRGLAALERAESLGGAQGPYALQAAIAACHARARTPEATDWRRIAALYDTLADVMPSPVVELNRAVSHAMAFGPAAGLAIVEELTEEPALRGYHLLPSVRGDLLGKLGRFDEARAEFERAAALTQNTRERALLLERAATCGKGTA
- a CDS encoding reverse transcriptase family protein; amino-acid sequence: MSERRVVATALASAFLAGPWTIQGLTERGLEVVGAPSPWVASLARSAVRFFPRAPRARMELLADLLATRAAFQRGFEDPEARARIVRWRVSEPRMARQPWPVPSLPAQADLADWLGVTSAQLDWLADVPGIERTSPPGRWRRYRYTWIPKRSGGQRLLERPGLDLACVQRKVLHGILDRIPAHDAAHGFVSGRGVRSFTAPHVGQAVVVRLDLEDFFLAVRPARIWGVFRAAGYPDGVVRALAGLCTNRTPGAVMARAPTPTSLATVAARWRWTRRLESRHLPQGAPTSPALANLAAYRLDVRLSALAAAMGARYTRYADDLAFSGDASLARRTRRLLHLVGLIVREEGFTPRAGKTRVMSQGTQQRLAGVVVNARPSIPRADYDRLKALLHLCRTRGPDSQNNTGHPDFRAHLLGRIAWVSHLHPTRGARLRALFEQIAWTA